TCGTCGGCGAACCACCAGTTGCAGTTGCGCGTCCCGCCAATGCCCTTCACCGCATTTTCGCCGAGCGCATCGCCAAGCGGAAATTGCAGGCCGGAATTGGTGAGTGCCGTCGTCTTGCCGGAACCAGGGGCGCCGAAGATCACATACCAGGGCAGGTCGTAAATATAACCGAAGCGTTTTTTCGTGACGCGTCGCAAGAGAGCGAGCGCTTCCTTCAGGCGTGTCTGGATTTCGCCGATTTCCGCCTGCCGATTGGCCAGCGCCTCGCGCTCGATACTGTCGACGAGTTCCTTGTCCTGCTTGCGTCCGCGGTAGATCGTGACGACGATGTAGACCAGCCAGATGGCGATGATGATGCCGATGGCGATGAGCCGGGCCTGCACCGTGCCAAGCGGTTTGAAATCGCCGAGCGCAATCAGATAGCCGTAGAACCAGATGACGACGCAGAGCGCGATCACCCATAAAAGTGACAGAAAACGTCGTCCGACGAGGGCCGCATAGCTCTCGACATAGGAGCGGATCGTATAAAAATAGCTCAATGGATTCATGGCTGGGTTTCTCCCGGCTGCTGTCCCGGACTGTTCTGTATGGGCGGCGAGAGAATGCCGGCATCGCTCAGTTTTTCATCGGGATTGGTCAGGACCATGATTTCTGTTCTGCGGTTTATCTGGCGGCCTTCTTCCGTCTTATTGTCGGCGATGGGGTCGCTGTCGGCCCGGCCTTCGGTCAGAATCGCGTCAGGGCCGGTGAATTGGGAAAGAATGTCTCCGACCGCCTTGGCGCGCGCCTCGGAGAGGTGCCAGTTCGATGGAAACTCCACCGTCTTGATCGGCACGGTGTCGGTATAACCGATGACGACCGCACGGAATTTTTCAGCCGCAAGCGCGCCGCCGATACGCTGGATGAGATCGCGGAACTGCGGGCTGACATCGGCGCTGCCTGTCGTGAACAGGCCCGAATTGTTGATGCGAACCCGCAGCCGCCCGTTCACATCCGCAAGGGTCACGAGCTTCCTGTCGACTTCGGGCTGCAGGAAGGCCATCAGCTTTTGAAGCCGGGAGGGTTGTCTCGGCTCCACGATTTTGGGTGGATCAACGACGCGGGGAGTTTCCACTTTAGTTGGCGGCGGCGGTGGTGCAGGAGGGCTTGCGATCAACACGCTCGGTGTTTCGTTCGGCGGCAGATGAGCAAGTCTTTCGAAAGTGACATCGGATGCGCTGTTGAGCGACAGCGTGAAGAAGAGATAACCAAGCGCGAAGGCGAGCGCCATCAGCGACAGCAGGGTCCAGAGCGCAGCCATCGCGCGCAATGGCGTATGCCGGGCATCGACACCTTTCCAATGGGGAGAAAGCTCCCGTTCGAAGACGCCATATTGGCCGATCAGCGTTTTGTAGAGGCTGTCGCGGATGCGTGAAAGCTCGAGCGCTCCTTTCGGTGAAACGCGGGTTCGTCCTTCGAAAGCCAGCGACAGGCACAGATAGATCAGCAGCAGCAAATCCTTGTTGGCGCCGGGCGACTGGTGGAAATGGTCGAGAATGTCGAAAACCCGGTCGCCGCCAGTGACATCATTGTGGAACGTGGAAACGAGGCCGGAGCGCGCCCAGCCTGCCCGAACGCCCCAGGGCTTGCTGAGAACGACGTCATCGACCGTAGCACAGACGACATAATGCGCAGCCCTTGCCCGCTCGGGGCTGATGCGGGCGGAGGCGAGGTCGCGTTCATAGCGGGTGATTGCATCAACGCAGGCGCGGCGAAGCTGGTCGGGGTCCGGCTCGGCATCGCTGAAGCGCAGCAGATGTGCGAGGTTGAGAAGGGGAGCTGCCGATTGCACAAGTGTCGGAACCTCCTCGCCGCCGAAGTGGAAACCGGTCAGCAGCTGTTCGACCGGCATGTCAGTCGCCTTTGCCCTGCTGGGGCTTGGCGGCCCGTCGGTCTCGACGATGTCCTCGAGGATTGCCGCCATGTTGCGGGCGTTCTGGTTGCGCCGGCGACTTTCCTCGGTGATCTCGACCACCGTCGGCAAATCCTGCCAGGAAGAGGGGTTTTCCGTGCTCATTCGCGTAGTGCCCACATTTCCATTTCAAGCCCAGGGAATTCGCCCGCCAGATGCAGGGCAATTGCCCCTGAAGTATCGAGCTGTTTCCAGAGCGGCGACTGCGTGTCGATCTCGAAATAAACGGTGCCGGATCGATAGGGTAGTTGCCGCGGCAGAACCGGCAGGGACCGCACGGGAATACCCGGCAGTGCCACATTGACCAGTTCGGAAATCCGTTCCACCGGACCAACCTTGATCTGTGCCGGCAGGCGGCGACGAATATCCTCAGCAGCCATATCCGCCCGCACGGCAAGCACGAAGCCGGCGTCGCGCAGAAGTGTGCGGTCGTGGATAGTGCCGACACGGACGCCATGACGGCGCTCCACCAGTTCGATTGCTACGGCCGCCTGTTCCAGAACCGCAGACAGCGAGGTGCGCAGATCATCAAACACAGCGCCGAAGGTGGCTTTCAGATCGTCGTGTCGATAGGGCGGGAAATCTGTTGCCCGCTTCCTGTCCGTGGTGAAGGTGGCGAGCTCGCCGGCAAGCTGGATGCAGTCTTCGTAAAAGCGGATGGGATGAAAACGCGTAGCGTTGGCACTGCGATGCGCGAGTAGCGGATCGGCCCGGTTGAGGATCTGCAGCAGGAAATAATCGCCCACTTCCGCCGTTCCCCGGATTGTCGGGTCACCGATGCGTTCGGCGATCGCCTGGGCGCGGTGGCGCACAATCCCCAGAAGCTCCGTCAGCAATTCGTTGAGACGGGGCGCAGCCGCGCAGCTGAGGCTTGGCGGGATAAAATCAGGATCGAGAATGACCGCACGGTCGGAGCGGACTTCGATTACCCGCGCGAGCCCGATGAGGTCATAACCGGAAAGATCGTCACCGGTCTTGAGGAACTTCAGGCTCAGGCGGCCGACATCAATCGGGGCCACGAAATCCGTCTCTATATTGGTATCGGAGACTTCATAGGTGGATGCCGTGAAACGCACATTGTTGGTGTCATTATGGCCGCTGGCGGACATGTCGGCCTTGCCCGGCTGCCGGGCCGGCAGGGCGAGATAGATGATGGCGTTCTTGACGCTTTCATCGAGATCGAGCGGCGGCGGCAGGTCGGAATCTTCAGGCGCCTCGAAGGGCGTACCATCGGGAAGAATGCCGCGCAGGTTCGACAGAGCGAATTGCCCTATCGACAAGGCGCTGCGATCGACCCCGATCTCGACGATCCCCCATGGATAGGGCGAAAGGTTGCGTGTGGTGTTGCGCACCAGGCGTTCGGTCCAACGGTCGGATTGCTGAAAATGCTGGACGCGAAGAAACATGCCCTCGCTCCAGGCTACACGGTTCTCATGTCTCATCGTGGTCATTTACCCCCTTGGCATCGGCTGTGGCCGCGTCAGTCTCCCGTCCCGGCGCGGCTTCACCACGCGCTGCGCGCTGCAGGAACTGCCTGACCGGCAATGGACGGCCGTTTTCTTCGAATTGCTTTTTGTAGGTGGACCAATAGTCTGTTTTGACGATCAGCCCCTGCCAGTCCCGGCGGCCAATCTTTGCCCGGAAATCGTTGCCGGCATCGACAGATGCCTCGATAAGCCTCGGCTCGAGCCTTTGCGTGCAACCATGGATCAGGGTTTCAAGAGCGTAGGCGAGTTGCCGCTGCTGGCGGATGAGCCTTTCCATCCGCTCGCTCAGGGAGGCTGACGTACCTTGGCCAGCGTGCTCGCTCTCGAGGTCGAGAACGGCTAGACAATCGGCGCTTTCCTGCTCCAGCGTGGTCAGAAGGTCGCCGATCTCCTGCGCGGTCGAAACGACTGCAGCCGGTGCGTTCTCCACTCGTAAGTCTTTTTCCGTCTCCGGGAAAACACTGTCGAAATCTTCGCCACCGGCGGCCGAAACCGGACGAGAGATCATGACGGGCGTGTTGAGCGCGTCGGTATGTTCGTGCTCGCTGCTCGCAACCGGCTCCTCATCCCAGTTATCAGGCAGAATGGCGCTTATTCCATGCGCCGCGGGCGGTTCGCTCCAGCCGATCTGGACATTTCGCGAAATGGATTTCGCCTTCCGTTTGGCGCCCTCGCGCCATGTTTCGGACCAATCGTCGACGGAGGCAGTGTTGCCCATCATGCCGCCGGCCGAACGGCCGTTCGGGGCGATGTCCGCAAGGATCGACGAAATGGTCAGCGGCTCGTCGCTCATTCGCAGGGATGCGTCGGGATCGGAAAAATCCAGTTCGGCATCGCCGCTAATGGAGACCTGAAAAACCTGCCCGCCAATGTTGATTTGCGAACCGTCGCGGAGACGTGCGCTTTCGCCTTCGAGCAGCAGGCGGCCATCGACCAGCGTGCCATTAGCGCTCTGGTCCATTATCGTGAAGCCCTCGCCATCGCGGTTGAGCGTGCAGTGCAGCTTGGAAACGCGCCGTTCATTGTCGTCGATCTGCCAGTCGCACTCCCGAGATCGGCCAATGACGCGGCGGCCGCGCTCGAAGGTCCACTGACTGGCTCTTGCTGCTCCGATATTGCGTGTGTCCTTGAGTGCAAGCTTCATATCCATGCCCTCACGCGGAAATCGCCGAGCCTTCCCGCTCGGTCACCACAGCGTCAGCGCTGTCTTGTTGGGCGGGTGCCACGCGAGCCCAGCTGTTCCAGCCGAGACGGGCGGGAGCATCGGACTGGCCGAGGCGGCAAAACGGAATGTCCTCCTTTTTCAGGATCACCTGCGCATCGAAGTGCAATGCGCTTCCGACGAACAGGCGTGTCAGAGAAAATATTTCCGCAAGCCGTTTCGAACCGGGCGTGAGGGCCAGGTAATCCGCATAGGCGACAGGACCGATCACGACCCGGAAGCCACCGCTCATATCTTCGACAGCGCTTCCCGCTGTCGTGTTCTGTCCGAGCCTCAGTCCTGATGCCTGCCCGAGCTGGCTTTGTTCGTGAAGCGGTAAAGCCACCCACCGCCGGCGAAACTGTTCGATATGGACCGGAAGTCCCGTGAATTCGCAAAGCATTGATGTGAGGGCCGAAACATTGCGGTTGCGGCCGGCCAGAAGGCCGCTGAAACGCAGGAGCGCGTCTTCGCTCACGCCTGCTTTCTCGACCAGACCGGCAGTGCGGAACCCGATGAGGGCGAGCAGTGTTTTGCGGAAACCGTTATCCCGCTGATCGGCCGACCAGCGCAAACCTCTTGCAAGACGGTATTTTTCCGTCGCGGATACGAACAGTTCGCTGAACCTTGCCGAAAACAGGTTGAAGAAGCTGGCCAGCGCGCCCGAACGATTGCGTTCTTCCCGTTGCAGCAGTTCGCCATAGGCCGGCGGTAGCGAACCAAGCGGCCCGACGATGGGCGCGAAAGCTGATTTCAGTTCGGCTTGACCGCGCTTGCGGCTGAAACCGCTGACTGCAAGTGGTGTCGGCTGTATTCCGCCATGAGCACCGATGACGATCCCGTCATCCGGCGAAACGAACTGGGCGACGCGAAACGCGGTTGCAGGGTCAAAACGGCCGGGATCGTCGCTGAGAAGCGCCGCCTGTCTGTCTTTTATGGTTGGCGTCTGCTGTTTCATACCCGTCTCCTAGAGCAACGGCCGGTCGGCGGCGCGGGCTGGCCAGCGGGCAATCGGTTTAGAGTGGCCGCGCATCGTCGCCGTCAGCCGCGTGAAACTGTTGATCGACGTGTAGAGCCCGAAGAAATGGTTGAGGACGCCGGCGAAAACAAATGCGGCAGGTCGCGCGATCAGTGCCGGGTCAAACTCCACCGTGATATCCGTTCCCGGGACCATTGCCGAGCCAATCCGGGCATGAGAATTCTGCGCCTCGACATTGCTGATCGCCTCCACGATCTGTCGGGTTTCCGGGCTGTCCCTGAAGGAATAAAGCGAGAGAATGTCCTTCAGCGGCGCGCCGCCGTTGTCGGTGAGCGAAAGATGGTTGAGGAGAAGATGTGAGATCAGCCGCCACTCGCGTGCCGAACGCTCGTTGACGCGGATCGCCTCCGTCGGCGGCATCAGTGCATGGACGGATTTCACCGCCTCGTTGCCGGTAGAAAGCTGCAGGAATGGGTGCCCGCCGCCAAAGGGAAGCTGGCTTGGCAGTTCGCGGTTGAGGCAAAGTGTATCGATGCTTGCCACCATGTCGAGCGGCCCAAGCGGGCCGCGCGTCTGATCCACGAAGGCGATGTCCGTATCGGAAGAGCCGTCATCATCGAACCGGCGCTGTATCTGCCAGTAAACGTTTGCGCCATTATTGCGCTGTGTGCGACCAAAAAACGGAGACGTCTTCTCGGTCTGTCCGGAACGGCTGGTCAGTTGAACGTTTTCAACGGCATAGATCTCGCGCGTCCGCTGCCGCCGTGCATCCGGCAGCAACCTGTATTCCGTCCGCGTACCATCAAGACTAAGCGGCTCGCAGCTTTGTTTGAACAGGTTGATCACCGGTGAGGCGTTCAACGCAAAATCTCTGACCGACACCATGCGCTCAAGCCGCGCGTCCGCCGCATCCAGATAGATGTAAAGCTCGCAGTCGCCGCCGCCCCATTTCTGCAGCCCGTCAATGTCGAGAAATAGAAATTTCTGCGGTAGCGCGAAGAATTCGGTGAGAAGCCGGTATCCATCAAAACTGTTGGCTGGATATGGCAGCATGGCTTTATCGCGAGAGTACCCGGACGGCGTAAGATTTCCGGCGGGTAGGAAAACGGCTTCCTTGTCCTCGGCGTGACGCGCAAGCGCCATGCCGACGCAATGGTTGGTCAAAAGCTCGTAAAGCGCTGTCGCCTGCTGCCATGCGGCGGACAGGAAAATCTGGAGTTTCGTCAGTCCCATTTCCGGGAAAGTACCGCCGCGCGGGGCCGTGCTGCGTAGCGAAAGCCTCAAACAGCTGGCCGTGCCAGCAAAGGACGCCGAAAAAGGGGCGTCGATCGGCTGACCGGTGAGCGTCGCAGCTGCGATTTCCAGTGGAGCGATCTCGACGTCCTGCGTGGTACGGAAACGGCAGCTTTCGCCGCCAACCGGTTCGGCGAGAATTTCGCTGTGACGGGGAAGCGTCTGCACGGTTGCCAGCGCCGGGCTCGGAGCGAATTGCACGACGCTCATCGAAGGGATCGGGGCAAGATAATGCGGATAGAGCGTTTCCAGCAGACTGTCTGACAGTTCGGGGAATTCGTCGTCCAGCTTCTGGCGCACCCGGGCGGCGGAATAGGCGAAACTCTGGATCAGACGCTCGACATGCGGATCGTCGGCAACGTCGCCCGTCATCCGCAGCCTGCCGGCGATCTTCGGAAACGCCGCCGCGAAACGGGATGCGCGCTTTCGCAGCGCAAAAAGCTCGTCATTGTACTTTTCGAGGAAGCCTTCAGCCATTCGTCGCCTCCACCAGGAATTGCTGCGTGGAAGGATCGATCCGGGATTCAAAGCTGATCGGCGGCATGCCTTCCTGAAGGCGGAAGCTTGCCTGTATGCGCATGCGAAGCGCCCGGTCACCATCCGTGCGGTTTTTCAGGATCGTCACATGGACGTCGGCAAGGCGTGTTTCGAACAGGGAAATCCGCCGCTCGATGCTGCGAGCGAGACGCGCCTTGGAGGCATCCGTCACCAAGTTGGCCGAAAGAATGCCATCAACGCCATAGCTCACGAGCGCATCGGACAGTTCCTTGAGTGCTGCCGGCGGGCCGGCCGGATTGCGGCGGGTATTGAGCAATGCCTCGAGGTCGCGGCGGATCACCTCGCGCATCTCGCGGGCCTGATCCTTCAGGCTGACGAGCATATCCGTTTCCGCATCCGGTGCGTCATCGAGCAGCCGGTCCAGAACCGAGCGCGACAGCGTCCTTTGCCGTGCGCGATATTGCTCCAGCGGATCAACCACGGGCGATCTGCCTTTCTTCGTCGGACAGGGCGGAAAGCGCGCCGATTTGGTGGAACGGCACAACATCGTCGCCAATCAGCAGGCAGCGTTGGCCGAGACCCGTTATCAGTGGTTCACCCTCACTCCAGTGCGTTTCTCGACCGAGGAGAAGACCGACATCGTCGCCCGCACCGTGATAGATCGCCGGAAGCAGCACGGATGCGATTGCCCCGTCGCGCAACGTCAGTTCGGCGCCGCGAAAGGCGAGGTCGCGCGGGCGGCTCATGGGGTCGATGCTGAGGCTCTCGATGCGTCCGTAATCGATCCAGAGATAACGGCCGCCATTGGTCAGGACTTCCAGCGCATGCGGAACCCGGTCGTCCAGATCGCGGATGTCGCCGGCGCTCTTGCCGTCGTGGCCAATTGGTACATTGCCGCGTTTTTCGTCGAGTTCATTCAACGCGCCTTTCGCGCCCTCGACATCGCCGCTACGCGCGGCAATGTTCGCCCGGATGGCCAATTGGTCAAGTTCGGAGGGGCCGCCGGGGAAATCCGGTACGGCGCCGCTTTCAAACCACGCATTGCGTGCGGCCATGGCGCGCAGCTGGTGGCGAAAGAGGGAAAAACCGACGCTGTCCTGCGGTGAAAATGTTGCGGCCAGATTGCATTGCGCATCGGCCTTTTCATAGTCGCCGGCGAGGACCAGCAGGTCGATGTAGAAATGGCGGCCATCCTTGTCGGTCGGCCTGGTTTTCACATGGTCCCGCGCGAGCGCGATTGCGTCTTGCAGCTGGTTGTCGTCCAGGAGGCGGGAAATATCGTCGCGCAGCGTCATGCGGATATCCTTTGCGGCTCGGCTGAAGGCCGGGATGCGGCGGTGGCCGGCATTATGGTTTCGGCAATGAGGTGGAAGCTCGTGGAGACGTCATCGAGCTGGAAATGCGGCTGAAGGCGCACGGTGCATGAGAATGTTCCGGGCTTGCCGGGAACCTCGAAGACATTGATCCCCGCAGAGCGCAGCGGATAGCGCGTGCGCAATGCCGCTTCCGCATCGTCATTGCCGAGCGTGTAGGAGGAAAGCCAGCTTTCCAGCTTGCGCTCTATCGTTGTGGCGTCGCTCAACTGGCCGATGTCATCGCGCATGATGACCTTGAGGTAATGCGAGAACCGGGAGGCACACAGTACATATTGCAGCATGGCAGCAAGGCGGGCGTTCTGCCTGGCCGCTTCGGTGGAGTAATGGCCGGGTGCGTGCAGGGACTGGTTGGCGTTGAAGATCGCCATGCCAGAAAGATAGGTGGTGGAGACGGGTACGATGCCCAGATCGGAAAATTGCTGTTCCTGTCCCGTCGTCAGTTGCACTTCCACGGGCGGCTGGGCGGACAGGCCGTTGCTCTCAATGCCGAGATCAAGCGGTGGCAATTGCCGGGCAGAGAGCATGCCGCCATCCATGGCGTCCTGTGTCACACCGCGCAGATCTGCAAACCAGCCGGAATCGACGAAATTGCGTACCACAACCGTTGCGAAGGCGAAGGCGGCATTGCCCCACAGCAGAGTCTCGCCGCTTTCCGCCACATGCTCGCGGAATGGAAATCCATCATCCCGCCCGCGCGCATAGGGCTTATAGGGAGAGCGTAACAAAACGCGCGGTGCGACAAGGCCTACGAAGCGTGAATCGTCGCGTGCGCGAAGCGCATTCCATCGCAGCCGCGATTTCTCCTGTTTCAGCCAGGAGAAATCATGGACCCGGCTGAGCTCCGAAAAGTCCTGCAGCCCAACGGTGGAGGGCGAAGCTGCCGCCACGAAAGGGCAGAAGGCGGCCGCAGCCACCATGCCGATCTGTGACAGC
This sequence is a window from Agrobacterium tumefaciens. Protein-coding genes within it:
- a CDS encoding type VI secretion system accessory protein TagJ: MTLRDDISRLLDDNQLQDAIALARDHVKTRPTDKDGRHFYIDLLVLAGDYEKADAQCNLAATFSPQDSVGFSLFRHQLRAMAARNAWFESGAVPDFPGGPSELDQLAIRANIAARSGDVEGAKGALNELDEKRGNVPIGHDGKSAGDIRDLDDRVPHALEVLTNGGRYLWIDYGRIESLSIDPMSRPRDLAFRGAELTLRDGAIASVLLPAIYHGAGDDVGLLLGRETHWSEGEPLITGLGQRCLLIGDDVVPFHQIGALSALSDEERQIARG
- the tssG gene encoding type VI secretion system baseplate subunit TssG gives rise to the protein MKQQTPTIKDRQAALLSDDPGRFDPATAFRVAQFVSPDDGIVIGAHGGIQPTPLAVSGFSRKRGQAELKSAFAPIVGPLGSLPPAYGELLQREERNRSGALASFFNLFSARFSELFVSATEKYRLARGLRWSADQRDNGFRKTLLALIGFRTAGLVEKAGVSEDALLRFSGLLAGRNRNVSALTSMLCEFTGLPVHIEQFRRRWVALPLHEQSQLGQASGLRLGQNTTAGSAVEDMSGGFRVVIGPVAYADYLALTPGSKRLAEIFSLTRLFVGSALHFDAQVILKKEDIPFCRLGQSDAPARLGWNSWARVAPAQQDSADAVVTEREGSAISA
- the tssE gene encoding type VI secretion system baseplate subunit TssE, giving the protein MVDPLEQYRARQRTLSRSVLDRLLDDAPDAETDMLVSLKDQAREMREVIRRDLEALLNTRRNPAGPPAALKELSDALVSYGVDGILSANLVTDASKARLARSIERRISLFETRLADVHVTILKNRTDGDRALRMRIQASFRLQEGMPPISFESRIDPSTQQFLVEATNG
- the tssF gene encoding type VI secretion system baseplate subunit TssF, whose product is MAEGFLEKYNDELFALRKRASRFAAAFPKIAGRLRMTGDVADDPHVERLIQSFAYSAARVRQKLDDEFPELSDSLLETLYPHYLAPIPSMSVVQFAPSPALATVQTLPRHSEILAEPVGGESCRFRTTQDVEIAPLEIAAATLTGQPIDAPFSASFAGTASCLRLSLRSTAPRGGTFPEMGLTKLQIFLSAAWQQATALYELLTNHCVGMALARHAEDKEAVFLPAGNLTPSGYSRDKAMLPYPANSFDGYRLLTEFFALPQKFLFLDIDGLQKWGGGDCELYIYLDAADARLERMVSVRDFALNASPVINLFKQSCEPLSLDGTRTEYRLLPDARRQRTREIYAVENVQLTSRSGQTEKTSPFFGRTQRNNGANVYWQIQRRFDDDGSSDTDIAFVDQTRGPLGPLDMVASIDTLCLNRELPSQLPFGGGHPFLQLSTGNEAVKSVHALMPPTEAIRVNERSAREWRLISHLLLNHLSLTDNGGAPLKDILSLYSFRDSPETRQIVEAISNVEAQNSHARIGSAMVPGTDITVEFDPALIARPAAFVFAGVLNHFFGLYTSINSFTRLTATMRGHSKPIARWPARAADRPLL
- the tssC gene encoding type VI secretion system contractile sheath large subunit — protein: MAHQSFPDARIFADQLIALIDDALTGQVNAILHHPDFQAMEARWRGLAMVVREAGRSTDVKVKLLNASWRDLARNTERATDFDQSHLFEVVYNREFGMPGGEPVGLLIGDYAFSPDDLDGADSITTLSQIGMVAAAAFCPFVAAASPSTVGLQDFSELSRVHDFSWLKQEKSRLRWNALRARDDSRFVGLVAPRVLLRSPYKPYARGRDDGFPFREHVAESGETLLWGNAAFAFATVVVRNFVDSGWFADLRGVTQDAMDGGMLSARQLPPLDLGIESNGLSAQPPVEVQLTTGQEQQFSDLGIVPVSTTYLSGMAIFNANQSLHAPGHYSTEAARQNARLAAMLQYVLCASRFSHYLKVIMRDDIGQLSDATTIERKLESWLSSYTLGNDDAEAALRTRYPLRSAGINVFEVPGKPGTFSCTVRLQPHFQLDDVSTSFHLIAETIMPATAASRPSAEPQRISA
- the tssK gene encoding type VI secretion system baseplate subunit TssK encodes the protein MRHENRVAWSEGMFLRVQHFQQSDRWTERLVRNTTRNLSPYPWGIVEIGVDRSALSIGQFALSNLRGILPDGTPFEAPEDSDLPPPLDLDESVKNAIIYLALPARQPGKADMSASGHNDTNNVRFTASTYEVSDTNIETDFVAPIDVGRLSLKFLKTGDDLSGYDLIGLARVIEVRSDRAVILDPDFIPPSLSCAAAPRLNELLTELLGIVRHRAQAIAERIGDPTIRGTAEVGDYFLLQILNRADPLLAHRSANATRFHPIRFYEDCIQLAGELATFTTDRKRATDFPPYRHDDLKATFGAVFDDLRTSLSAVLEQAAVAIELVERRHGVRVGTIHDRTLLRDAGFVLAVRADMAAEDIRRRLPAQIKVGPVERISELVNVALPGIPVRSLPVLPRQLPYRSGTVYFEIDTQSPLWKQLDTSGAIALHLAGEFPGLEMEMWALRE
- the tssL gene encoding type VI secretion system protein TssL, long form, yielding MSTENPSSWQDLPTVVEITEESRRRNQNARNMAAILEDIVETDGPPSPSRAKATDMPVEQLLTGFHFGGEEVPTLVQSAAPLLNLAHLLRFSDAEPDPDQLRRACVDAITRYERDLASARISPERARAAHYVVCATVDDVVLSKPWGVRAGWARSGLVSTFHNDVTGGDRVFDILDHFHQSPGANKDLLLLIYLCLSLAFEGRTRVSPKGALELSRIRDSLYKTLIGQYGVFERELSPHWKGVDARHTPLRAMAALWTLLSLMALAFALGYLFFTLSLNSASDVTFERLAHLPPNETPSVLIASPPAPPPPPTKVETPRVVDPPKIVEPRQPSRLQKLMAFLQPEVDRKLVTLADVNGRLRVRINNSGLFTTGSADVSPQFRDLIQRIGGALAAEKFRAVVIGYTDTVPIKTVEFPSNWHLSEARAKAVGDILSQFTGPDAILTEGRADSDPIADNKTEEGRQINRRTEIMVLTNPDEKLSDAGILSPPIQNSPGQQPGETQP
- a CDS encoding type VI secretion system-associated FHA domain protein, which codes for MDMKLALKDTRNIGAARASQWTFERGRRVIGRSRECDWQIDDNERRVSKLHCTLNRDGEGFTIMDQSANGTLVDGRLLLEGESARLRDGSQINIGGQVFQVSISGDAELDFSDPDASLRMSDEPLTISSILADIAPNGRSAGGMMGNTASVDDWSETWREGAKRKAKSISRNVQIGWSEPPAAHGISAILPDNWDEEPVASSEHEHTDALNTPVMISRPVSAAGGEDFDSVFPETEKDLRVENAPAAVVSTAQEIGDLLTTLEQESADCLAVLDLESEHAGQGTSASLSERMERLIRQQRQLAYALETLIHGCTQRLEPRLIEASVDAGNDFRAKIGRRDWQGLIVKTDYWSTYKKQFEENGRPLPVRQFLQRAARGEAAPGRETDAATADAKGVNDHDET